Within the Achromobacter spanius genome, the region AACCGGAAATCCTGCGCCAGCGCTCCACCGCCTTCAACGCCATCATGTACGCCCCAGGCGGCCTGTCGCGCGCCGAACGCGAGCTGGGCTCCACGGTCGTCTCGCGTGTGAACGGCTGCGTGTACTGCGCCTCCGTCCACGCGCAGCGCTTCGAACAACTGGCCAAGCGTAATGAAGTGATCGCGCAAGTGTTCGAAGACCCCTACACCGCCGGCACCACTGCGCGTGAACTGGCGATTGCCCAGTTCTCGATCCAGATCACCGAAGCCCAGGCCGACGTCAACGCCAACAGCATCCAGGCATTGAAGGATGCAGGCTTGAGCGAAGGCGAAGTGCTGGACCTGCTGCACTCGGACGCGATCTTCGCCTGGGCAAATCGTTTGATGCTGAACCTGGGCGAACCGGTTTTTGCCACCGTAGGCTAAGACCCGCTTTTTGTACCGCCCAGCGGCCGCGTCAGCGTTTTCGTTAAACTGACGCTTTCCGCGCCACTACGCGCCCCGCCCCGTGCGGGGCGCTTTGCCTTCCCCCATGTCAGAAAAAACCCACGACATCCGCCCCGGCCAGTCCGTCGAACTCCTCAAAGCCCTGCACATCCTGACCCGCGACGGCAAGATGAACCAGGACAGCCGCCGTAAGCTGAAACAGGTCTATCACCTGTTTCAGTTCATCGAGCCGCTGCTGAAAGACGTCCAACAAGAACGCGGCGCGGTGACGCTCGCGGACCACGGGGCTGGGAAGTCTTATCTGGGGTTCATTCTGTATGACCTGTTCTTCAAGGAACAGAAGGATGCCGTCGGGAATGGGTCCCATATTTATGGGATTGAGACCCGTGAAGAACTGGTGAAGTCGTCAGAGGAACTGGCGAAGCGGCTCGGGTTTGGCGGGATGTCGTTCTTGAATCTCTCTGTGGCGGAATCGATTACGTCGGATAAGTTGCCGGCGACGATTGATGTGGTGACTGCGTTGCACGCTTGTAATACCGCGACCGATGACGCGATTCACTTTGCGTTGGAGAAGAAGGCGAAGTACATCGTGGTTGTGCCTTGCTGCCAGGCGGAAGTGGCTTCGGTGCTAAGGAAGAATAAGGGCAAGGCGCTGGCTGATCCGCTGGCAGAGATTTGGCGGCATCCGCTGCATACGCGGGAGTTTGGAAGCCAGATTACGAATGTGCTGCGGTGCTTGCAGCTTGAGGCGCATGGGTATCAGGTTAGCGTGACGGAATTGGTCGGGTGGGAGCATTCGATGAAGAATGAGCTGATCGTGGCGCAGTTTAAGGATTTGCCGACCAGGAAGCCTGCGGAGAGGCTGACGGAGATGTTGGAGAGAATTGGATTGCAGGAGTTGAAGGATCGGTTTTTTGTGCCGGTGGCTCCGGCGGCGGTAGCTGAGTAGGTATCTGCTTGGCTGATTGGCATGAACCAGAGATAGCTTTAGCTGGTGGTGGGCTGCTGATCTTTCTGTAATCAGTAGCCTGCGATTGCGCTTACGTAAGAGAAAGCGTGATCAATTTGGCACGGAACCGCATCGCGTCCGTCGCCTAACGGGGCATACTCGCCCCGTGGTCCAAAGGATCGCCCGGGTTGACAGCCGGAAAGACAGAACAAGTGGCCGCCGCAATGGCGGCCTCCTTTCTTTCATCGCGTCAATTACACCGGAGCGTCGATATGAGCGACCACCCTTTTACCTATGACCGTTGGGCCTTGCCGGATGATCCGGAGTTTGGTGTTGTGCGGGTTGATGATTTGAGAAAGATGGAGCGGGCTTGCTTAGGGATTTGGGCTATTGCGAGGATCGTGGGGAATAGTGTGAATGAGCCTGGAGCTCCGGGAGTCACGCCGCTGCATGGTTGGGTGGTATCGAATTTGATGGGCGGAGTGGAGAGCCTGTGCGATCAGATCGCCGATCTAGCGGCAAGCTCAATGGATGAGCCGCCGTTAGTTTCCTTATTCTCCAAGGCGAAGACTTCGACGCAATAGCGCAGTCCTGTCAGCAAGCGCAGAAGCCACTGTCAGTGAGTCGGCTTACGACCCGCTGCAGCCGGTCGCTCACCTTCGCTGGCATGCCGAGAAGCGGTCACTCAATGTTGAAGCCAAACGGCGGCATGCCTTTTCCCTTTGTGTGAACAATTAAGCGGTCAGAACATGGGCGACGAGGGGATACGCTAGCCCTATAATCGGCTTCGGCAGGCTCAGCCCCAGGCTGCGACGGTACTTGCATCGAAGAAGTCTATGTTCCTCAAAGGTCCTCCGAGATATGCATTTGCATTAGCGATTAATCGGCGATTCGCGTCGCTGTGCTCGTCGCCGAACACGCTAACGAAAATCTGCCGCGCAGCTGATGCGCGGATTGCTTCAAAGATATGCAAATCGTTCTCATCCATCGAGTGCCCGAGAATGAAAATTGGGGTGGAAATGGTCGTCAACTTACGCAGGCAGTAGGACAGGTATGGGCTACGATCTATCCGCTCCTTCTTCTTCTGGTGTGTCGGCTCGGCCACGAACAGCGGGAATCGTGGTGGCTGTAGGTTCAGGTTGTCTCGCACTTGACCGACGATTCCTCCGCCGACTTCGCCCGTGTACGCATGCTTCCGAACACCCATCGGAACTTCATAGAGGTGGATGCCCCCATGGAGGAAGTGAACCGCCTGATCGGTCCCGTATCCTTTCCAGAGCTGTGCCGCACGGAAACCATCGTCGGTTACCCACGCAGGCTCAATATTCTGATTTCGGGCCCAGTACATCAGCAAATCATAGTTGACCGTGAAGATATGGCTGAAGCGGCTGAGGAATTTACGCACGGCTTGATACTGCACTTCCGACAGCTCGTTCGGCAAGCTCGGATGATTTTCGGATATTGCAGTCAGAAGTGCCTCCTTGAGGATCGCTTGCTCACCCTTTATCGTGTCAATGATTTCTTGATCGAGTCCATGCACCTCGGCCACTAGTTCTGCCGAGAGCAGCGTGCGCATCACAGATTCAAAATCCCAAGTATTCAGACGCTCAAACAGTAACCTGATTTGAGCGTCACGATCGCCAAAATTAGCGACCTGAAACAAGCTTGCATAATTAAATATCTCCGCATTCCAGGCCTGAGAGAACCCATTCCCCAGCAAAATGGTCGGCAGAGTTCCGGCAGGAAGAGTCACTAGGGCTTCATTAAAGGTCAGCATGGAGGTTTTTACTTATGGTTAAGAACAGCAAAGAAGTTCGTAAGAGAATCGGCGCCACTCTGGAGATGCACACCAAAAGCATCCGCCATGCTTTTCCCGTTCAGTGCGTCTCAGGGATCTTTCCTATTCTTAAATAGCCAACTGACCGCGTCCGGCCGAGCCACAAGTCCGGCATAAAACGCGGTTCGCCAGCTGTTGATGCCGCTTGCCGACTGAGCATCATCAAGCCGATTCTTCAAACTCTTTTTCCACGCGGCCAAGGTCGTGAAACGCCGCACTTCTGTGCGAGCTTCGGACCAACGATTCACGCAGAACTGCTGATATTGATTCTCGTCAATCGAGTGACTCAGATGGTGCTCGACGCGAGGTCGATTCCTTGCGGAAACCGAAGCGAAGACTTCATACTCAAACTTCGGTGCCGCAAATGGGGGAGAAATCTTCGTTATATGAAGCCTCTTATCCAGCAACTTGTGATCGTAGTACGGATGCAGCGGACTCAAGGGCAGCCCAGGCTTATTCGCACGATTGCCACGCTTGGTGTTGCAGGGTCCGCAACTCGGCACCAGGTTGAGGGAAAAGAAAGAGAACTCCGCCCATGGCTTTCGCGGCAGGAAATGCTCTACAGTCCCATGCGTTTCTGATCCACACATCGGGCAATACCCATACTTTGTTGTTTTCGCGATTTTACCGATCCAGTCCAGGCTATTTTTCTTGGAACGCCCTTTGTATAACGCAGAAAATATCTGGGGCCACGAAGGCTGGAGGGCAAGTGCCGCGATGGAATTGCTTCCTTTTTTAGTACGATATGTATCGTAAGACGCAACCATCTTCTTGCGGATCGTAAGCGGCAAGGAAATGTCCGGAGCCAAGCCAACTAGGATCGCATCATCGTCAATCGTCGTTCCCACAATATCGTGCAGGTGAATACTACGCATCGTCGTCTACAGCCTCCTCGTCATTGACATTACGCTCCATCAAAAAACGGATCGTTGAGAGCATTTCGGCGTTTAGTTCGTCCCCAAAATTTTTCAGCAGCCAATTAACCCTTTTGGCCTTGTCATCCGAGATCTTTTTCCCCTCTTTGGACAATTTTTCCGCGACGATGCGGTGGAATTTCGTAGCTGCCGCGTCGCCGAACACAGCATCAGAGATGGAACTAATGCTCGCTCCCAGCGTTTTCAAATGCACGGAGCCAACTGTTGGGGCATTGCCTTCGCGCGCGACTACGTGAACGCAAACAGTCGGGACTTCGCGTACAACATAGGGTGAATGCGTGGCGACCACAGCGATCGAATTGGTCGCCGTCAGCAAATCATGGAGTAGCTTCATGAACTCAGAAATGAAGTTCGGATGAAGGTGCGTCTCCGGCTCGTCGAAGATGATCATTGAGCCTTGAGAGATGACTGAAAGCGCTAGTGTCGCAAAGCGCAGGTAAACCCGCTGACCACTGCTGGGGGGGAATATCTCCCGGCCTTCATCGATCAATGCGAGATCGCGGCTGGTGTCGATCGCGGCAGCCAGGTACAGCAGAGCTTGCTCACTAGAAGGAACCTTCTCTAAAGGTATCCACACCAGCCCTCCAAGATCATGGAAGCAGCCAGACACCTTCTTCGGAATTTTCTTCAACGGCAAGTGGATCAGCGACAACGGCAGGACCGGGTTCATGATGTTCCGGAAAATCTCGAACCGACGTTGCCCCTGCAGTTCCGACTCGTCTCGGATCAGGTCTCGAAGCGCGCGCCCGAGCGCCTGGGGCTCCTGCTGAAGTAACTGCGTCTGATCTCCTTTAGACGCAAGGCTAAAGTACCAGTAGTCCAAAGCCGCGTCGAATCGCGCCTTTCGGGGGAAGAGATTTTGGTCATCGGTGGAGAAAACCAGCACTGAATTCGGAACCGCCTGCCAGTCTGCGGCAGTAGCTGAGAATTGATCATTAGGTAAATCCTCAAACACTTCTGCGCCCGAGCCATCGGCGTGCAAAGCAAGCGAACCGATCATTTGATTGAGAAATTGACTCTTACCAGTTCCATTTTTCCCAATTAACACTTGGACGCGATCGGAAACCAATTTCGGCTTCCCTGCGAATATAAATTTCGCAACGTGTGATTCGTCGAAGCCTTTCAACTGGCAATGAATGTTGATGTCGAGACGGGCATCGTTAATCGAGGGCTGCACCTCCCTTAGAACGAACCTCGCACCTTTTGCAAAAGCTCGATAGGCAGAGTTATACCGCATGACCCCAAGCGCGAAAGTATCTTCCTGAATTATTTGATTAATCACATCGCTACTGCCTGAAGAGACGCGGGCAAGGTTAATGTCGTTGGTCGCTTCAAGAATACCGAGGCGTATTTCAAGGGAGCCGGCCCATAGCGCCAACTTTCGATAAGTCTCATCGTCATCGAGCAAAGTTAGAAATTCAGACGCGTGGAGATTCTCAGGGATCAGTGGCGAGGAGGCCCTCTTTTCCAGATCAACAACCCAGGAGTAAAAAGAGGTTTTGGCGCGGGGAACGGCATCCCCGCTCAGCGGAATGACAAAACCAATAAGTTCCAACTTTTCGGATTCTGAGACTTTAATACGAAATCCGCTAGAACCTGATTCCCAAAGTCATTCCAGCTTGGATTTCTTGGCGACAGGACGACGCTTGAACACGGTTGCTCATCCCAAGGCTGCATTCCGTTAGCAAGAAACGACTTAAATTTACTCACCGGCCGTCCATTTTTTAGTATTTTCATATATCTAGCAGCTGCTTTCCTCGCGGCTCGATGCTTAATTCACAACCAAGTACTTGTCTGCGCCAACCGCATACCGATATAGCGGCACATCCGCATTAGAAAAGACCTCCGCAGGAGGGTTTACACCATTAAGCGCAAGAAAATGAATGAGGTAAACACCTGGCTTTTCAATTTTCTGTACGAATGTAATCTCGTGACTCTCACCCGCACCAACATCAACGAAATTCAAGGGGATTCGAGCGAGCGATCCGGCATACCGACCAGATTGGAGGGTGGTTGAACTTTGATAGTTCGGTTTCCCTTCCACGAAAACAACTGGCACCAGCACCAACGAATGCTCATCCAGCGTAACCCTGCTTTCCTGGTTACCTAGATTAAATAGAGTGACCTTAATCGCAACAAGATTCCCCCCCTCCATAAGCTTCTGGACCGTCGTCTCAACCTTTGCCTGGATATGTGGCCTTTGCGCGGTTTTCTGCTCGAGTTCTTTGAGTGTGTACTCTGTGACCTCTCGTTCTTTTTTTACATATACCGTGGAGTAGTAACCCCAAACCGCGACCACGACTGCAGCGATGATCGTCATAGTGTGGGTGAGTATCTGAGTTCCGAGATGGATTTTTTCGATCTTGCTCAGTGAACCTTTTGGCACTTTTTACCTCTTGCTGGAATCGGCAAGGAAACAATTACTTCCCTCTATCAAACAGGCTTTCCAAAGCCGAATTGCCGATGGATACGAGACCGCTCTTGGCTAGAGGCCGATATCGACCAGCGACATCTGCCGACACGGAAATAGGCGTTAGGTTGCTATTTCGTCCCCCCCCTGGTGCGAGGCGCAGTCTCAACGCATAGATCAAACTGTGAATGAGCTCAGGTGCCAAAGCGGTGTCGCGCGCATGCGTGACCCCTGGGACCAGAAATTCGTCAATTGTGAGACGCTCTGAGACAGCATCGACGCCCGCGTAGAATAATCACAGCGGATCCAACGCGAGTCT harbors:
- a CDS encoding class I SAM-dependent methyltransferase; this translates as MSEKTHDIRPGQSVELLKALHILTRDGKMNQDSRRKLKQVYHLFQFIEPLLKDVQQERGAVTLADHGAGKSYLGFILYDLFFKEQKDAVGNGSHIYGIETREELVKSSEELAKRLGFGGMSFLNLSVAESITSDKLPATIDVVTALHACNTATDDAIHFALEKKAKYIVVVPCCQAEVASVLRKNKGKALADPLAEIWRHPLHTREFGSQITNVLRCLQLEAHGYQVSVTELVGWEHSMKNELIVAQFKDLPTRKPAERLTEMLERIGLQELKDRFFVPVAPAAVAE
- a CDS encoding DUF4917 family protein yields the protein MLTFNEALVTLPAGTLPTILLGNGFSQAWNAEIFNYASLFQVANFGDRDAQIRLLFERLNTWDFESVMRTLLSAELVAEVHGLDQEIIDTIKGEQAILKEALLTAISENHPSLPNELSEVQYQAVRKFLSRFSHIFTVNYDLLMYWARNQNIEPAWVTDDGFRAAQLWKGYGTDQAVHFLHGGIHLYEVPMGVRKHAYTGEVGGGIVGQVRDNLNLQPPRFPLFVAEPTHQKKKERIDRSPYLSYCLRKLTTISTPIFILGHSMDENDLHIFEAIRASAARQIFVSVFGDEHSDANRRLIANANAYLGGPLRNIDFFDASTVAAWG
- a CDS encoding AAA family ATPase is translated as MELIGFVIPLSGDAVPRAKTSFYSWVVDLEKRASSPLIPENLHASEFLTLLDDDETYRKLALWAGSLEIRLGILEATNDINLARVSSGSSDVINQIIQEDTFALGVMRYNSAYRAFAKGARFVLREVQPSINDARLDINIHCQLKGFDESHVAKFIFAGKPKLVSDRVQVLIGKNGTGKSQFLNQMIGSLALHADGSGAEVFEDLPNDQFSATAADWQAVPNSVLVFSTDDQNLFPRKARFDAALDYWYFSLASKGDQTQLLQQEPQALGRALRDLIRDESELQGQRRFEIFRNIMNPVLPLSLIHLPLKKIPKKVSGCFHDLGGLVWIPLEKVPSSEQALLYLAAAIDTSRDLALIDEGREIFPPSSGQRVYLRFATLALSVISQGSMIIFDEPETHLHPNFISEFMKLLHDLLTATNSIAVVATHSPYVVREVPTVCVHVVAREGNAPTVGSVHLKTLGASISSISDAVFGDAAATKFHRIVAEKLSKEGKKISDDKAKRVNWLLKNFGDELNAEMLSTIRFLMERNVNDEEAVDDDA